The genomic stretch ACGAACTGACCCAAATCGCTGCTTTGGCGCCAAATGGGCCGATCCACATCCATGTCGCCGAACAGGTGAAGGAAGTCGAGGACTGCCTTGCCTGGTCCGGCGCGCGGCCCGTGGAATTTCTGCTTGGCGCTGCCGATGTCGACCAGCGCTGGTGCCTGATCCATGCCACCCATATGACCGATGCCGAAACCATCGGCATGGCCAAGAGCGGCGCTATCGCGGGCCTTTGCCCGATCACCGAGGCCAATCTCGGTGACGGCACATTTGCCGCGCCATTGTTCGGGGAGCATGGCGGCCGCTTCGGTGTCGGCTCCGATTCCAATGTACTGATCGGCCTGCCCGACGAATTGCGCCAGCTCGAGTATTCGCAACGCCTCGCCCACCGCGCCCGCAATGTGCTTGCCGTGGCCGGCGGCTCAACCGGGCGAGCGCTGTTTGATGCAGCACTTGACGGCGGCAGCGTCGCGCTTGGCGCCGGCGCCTCGCAGATCGCTGCCGGCGCTGCCGCCGATCTCGTCTCGCTCGACGCCAAGACCCCCTCGCTGGCCGGCAAGACCGGCGACGCAATCCTCGACGCCTGGATCTTCGCCAATGGCAGCAAGGTCGACTGCGTCTGGGTGCATGGGCAGAAACAGGTCAGCGGCGGCCGGCATTCAAGGCGCGAAGCCATCGGCGATCGGTTTCGCAGTGTGATGACGGCGTTGTCGGCATGAGCACGGTCGAGACAGTTGATGCTGACAGCGGCGGTTCGCTGCACCAGCGCATCCTGTCCGACATCAGCGAGAAGATCCTGTCCGGCGCCTGGGCACCCGGTCATCGCATTCCGTTCGAGCACGAGCTGACGACCGAGTACAATTGCTCGCGCATGACGGTGAACAAGGCCCTGTCGCAACTGGCCAAGGCCGGGCTGATCGAACGCCGCCGCCGCTCAGGCAGCTTTGTCCGGCAGCCGCAGTCGCAGGCAGCGGTGCTGGAACTTCATGACATCAGGATCGAGGTCGAAGCGCTTGGCCTACCCTATCGTTACGAGCGGCTGGAGCGCCTGAAGCGGCGCAGCAACGCGGACGACAGGGCGCTGCTCGGGCTCTCCGCCGCAGGGTCGCTGCTATGGGTTGAGGGTTTGCATTTTGCCGGCGAGCAGCCATTCGCACTCGAGCAGCGCCTGATCAATCTTTCGGCGGTTCCGGAAGCCGGAGACGAAGAATTTCTGGAAATCGCCGCCGGACCCTGGTTGATAGGCCGCGTGCCGTGGAGCGCGGCCGAACACCGGATCCGTGCCATGGCCGCCGATGAGGTTGTCGCCGACGCGCTCGACATCGATCCCGGCGCGCCTTGCCTGGTGGTCGAGCGCCGCACCTGGAGCGCGGAACACCCGGTCACCCATGTCCGGTTTGTCTATCCGGCGGAAAGCCACACGCTGGTGGCAAGGTTCACGCCGTCGCAGGGGTGAGTGATCTCCCCCACGAGGGGGGAGATTGGCAGCTTCACCGCTCGCTTAAATCGCCGCCGTGACAATAATCTCGACCAGATATTCCGGGCCGGCGAGCTTGGCTTCGCCGGTGGCGCGGGCGGGGGTGTGGCCCTGCGGCACCCACTTGTCCCATTCCGAATTCATCTCGGCGAAGGTGCCCATGTCGGCCAGCCAGATGATCGCCTGAACGATCTTGGTCTTGTCGGTGCCGGCCTTGGCCAGCAATTCGTCGATGGTCGCCAGGATATCGCGGGTCTGCGAGGCGACGTTGCCGCTGGGTTGGCCGACCTGACCGGCCAGATAGACGGTGTTGCCGTGGATGACGATCTGGCTCATGCGCGGGCCAACATCGATGCGACGAATGCTCATGGGAGGTTCCTTCCTGTTATGGGTGGCGACTGTTTAGAGTTGGCGTGGGCTTCGGGCAAGGCCGCCCGGGCCAAATCCCCTTGGACCAGTGCGCAGGAGACTCACGGCAAGTTGAGCCGCCGGCCGCAATTCCGCCGGATTGGCTTGTTGACTAATGTAATAACATCACATATCCAATCGGTCCCCTGCCGGCAGCGGGGTTTCGCTGCTTCACGGAACGACATGACCCAGACCTGCCTGACATTCCGTGACCTGACGCTGGGCTACAGCAGCCACCCGGCGATCCATCATCTCGACGGAACGATCCGCAAGGGGTCGCTGACTGCCGTGGTCGGCGCCAACGGCTCCGGAAAATCGACGCTGATGAAGGGTATAGTCGGGGTGCTGAAGCCGATGGCTGGCGAGGTTGTTCGCGCACCTGGCGTGCGTGCCGCCTACCTGCCGCAGCAATCGGAGCTCGACCGTTCCTTTCCTGCCCGCGTCGTCGATCTGGTTTCGCTCGGCCTGTGGCCGAAACGCGGCATGCTTGGCCGCTACACCAAGGAAGATCGCGAGTCGGTCAGCCATGCGCTAATGGCGGTCGGCCTTGGTGGCTTCGAGAAGCGGCCGATCGATACGCTGTCTGGCGGCCAGTTGCAGCGTACGCTGTTTGCTCGCGTGCTGTTGCAGGATGCCGACCTCATCCTGCTCGACGAACCATTCAACGCCGTCGATGCCAAGACGGTTGGCGACCTCATCGCCCTGATCAAGCGCTGGCATGGCGAGGAGCGCACCATCATGGTCGTCGTCCATGATCTCGATCTGGTCCGTCAGAATTTCCCTGAAACCCTGCTTTTGGCCCGCCAGCCGATCGCCTGGGGCGAAACCAGGGAAACGCTGAAGTCGGAAAACCTGTTGCGCGCCCGCCGTTTTCACGAAGCCTGGGAAGAAAACGCGCCCTGGTGCGAACCGGACGAGCATGCTCATGGCCTTGCGCACGATCACGACCATGCTCATGGGCATGATCACGATCATCATCACGGCGCGGGACCGAGGGCTGCCTGATGGACACGCTCTACGGTCTTTTCATTGCGCCCTTCGCCGATTTCGGCTTCATGCAGCGGGCGCTGTTCGGGTCGCTGATGCTGTCGCTCGGCGCCTGCCCGATCGGCGTCTTCCTGATGCTGAGGCGCATGAGCCTATCGGGTGACGCCATGGCGCATGCCATCCTGCCGGGTGCAGCCGCCGGCTTCCTGTTCTACGGCCTCGAAATCCTCCCGATGACCATTGGCGGGCTGCTTGCCGGCATCGTCGTGGCGCTCGGCGCCGGTGCCGTCTCGCGCTTCACCATCCAGCGTGAGGACGCCTCGATGGCGGCCTTCTACCTGATTTCGCTCGCCATCGGCGTGCTGATGGTGTCGATCCGCGGCTCCAGCGTCGATCTCATGCATGTGCTGTTCGGCACCGTGCTGGCGCTCAACAACGAGGCGCTGATCCTGATCGGCGGCATCGTCGCGGTGACGCTGGTCAGTCTCGCCATCTTCTGGCGGGCGCTGGTCGCCGAGTGCCTCGATCCGCTGTTCCTGCGTTCGGTCAGCAAGATGGGCAGCCCGGTGCATTTCATCTTCCTTGGCCTCGTCGTGCTCAATCTCGTCGGCGGCTTCCAGGCGCTCGGCACGCTTCTGTCGGTCGGACTGATGATGTTGCCGGCAGCAGCCGCCCGCTTCTGGACCGTGCGCGTCGAGCCGATGTGCGTGCTGGCCGTACTGATCGGCTTTGCCTCCTGCATCGCAGGGCTGCTGTTGTCCTATCACGCCTCGCTGCCGTCCGGTCCGGCCATCATCCTGTCGGCCGGCGTCGTCTACTTCGCTTCGATCCTGCTTGGCACGCGCGGCATCCTGCGCGCCCGCATCATCCATCACCGTCACAGAACGGCCTGATCTCATAGAAAGAGACCTCCGCTTATGCTGAAATACATCCGTGCCGCCCTGACGATGAGCGTTATAACATTAACTGCCTTTGGTGCATCGTCGGCCCTCGCGGCACCGCTGAAGGTGGTCGCCAGCTTCACGGTCATTGCCGACTTTGCCAAAAATGTCGGCGGCGACCGTGTCGACATCACCACCATCGTCGGGCCGGACGGCGATGCCCATGTCTATGAGCCGAGCCCGGCCGACGCGGTCGCCATGGCCAAGGCCGATATCGTGCTGGTCAACGGCCTGCATTTCGAAGGCTTCCTGCAGCGGCTGGTCGATGCCAGCGCCACCAAGGCCTCGATCATCACCTTGACCAATGGCGTAACGCCGATCGATTTCAAGCCTGAATTCGCCGACGCCGATGCGGCCGAGGGTGCCGGCACCGGCGGCGGCAAGACCGTCACCGACCCGCACGCCTTCCAGTCGATCGCCAATGCCAAGATCTATGTGAAGAACATCGCCGAGGCGTTCTGCGCAGCCGACAGCGAGGGCTGCGTCAGCTACCAGACCAATGCCGCCGCCTAC from Mesorhizobium sp. NZP2077 encodes the following:
- the aztA gene encoding zinc ABC transporter ATP-binding protein AztA, with amino-acid sequence MTQTCLTFRDLTLGYSSHPAIHHLDGTIRKGSLTAVVGANGSGKSTLMKGIVGVLKPMAGEVVRAPGVRAAYLPQQSELDRSFPARVVDLVSLGLWPKRGMLGRYTKEDRESVSHALMAVGLGGFEKRPIDTLSGGQLQRTLFARVLLQDADLILLDEPFNAVDAKTVGDLIALIKRWHGEERTIMVVVHDLDLVRQNFPETLLLARQPIAWGETRETLKSENLLRARRFHEAWEENAPWCEPDEHAHGLAHDHDHAHGHDHDHHHGAGPRAA
- the hutC gene encoding histidine utilization repressor, producing MSTVETVDADSGGSLHQRILSDISEKILSGAWAPGHRIPFEHELTTEYNCSRMTVNKALSQLAKAGLIERRRRSGSFVRQPQSQAAVLELHDIRIEVEALGLPYRYERLERLKRRSNADDRALLGLSAAGSLLWVEGLHFAGEQPFALEQRLINLSAVPEAGDEEFLEIAAGPWLIGRVPWSAAEHRIRAMAADEVVADALDIDPGAPCLVVERRTWSAEHPVTHVRFVYPAESHTLVARFTPSQG
- a CDS encoding formimidoylglutamate deiminase yields the protein MTAIFAEQALLPEGWQGNVRIALDGGRIATVEAGAAPQAGDERHAILVPGMPNLHSHAFQRGMAGLAELRGPSADSFWSWREVMYRFALSMTPDQVEAVAAQLYVEMLEAGFSRVGEFHYLHHDRDGKPYANLAEMAERIAAAAGETGIGLTLLPVFYAHSSFGGAAPNEGQRRFINDVNRFSRLVEKSRELVRALNQAVVGVAPHSLRAATPDELTQIAALAPNGPIHIHVAEQVKEVEDCLAWSGARPVEFLLGAADVDQRWCLIHATHMTDAETIGMAKSGAIAGLCPITEANLGDGTFAAPLFGEHGGRFGVGSDSNVLIGLPDELRQLEYSQRLAHRARNVLAVAGGSTGRALFDAALDGGSVALGAGASQIAAGAAADLVSLDAKTPSLAGKTGDAILDAWIFANGSKVDCVWVHGQKQVSGGRHSRREAIGDRFRSVMTALSA
- the aztC gene encoding zinc ABC transporter substrate-binding protein AztC, giving the protein MLKYIRAALTMSVITLTAFGASSALAAPLKVVASFTVIADFAKNVGGDRVDITTIVGPDGDAHVYEPSPADAVAMAKADIVLVNGLHFEGFLQRLVDASATKASIITLTNGVTPIDFKPEFADADAAEGAGTGGGKTVTDPHAFQSIANAKIYVKNIAEAFCAADSEGCVSYQTNAAAYTKKLNVLEGEVKAAIQSIPEAKRVVITSHDAFGYFEHEYGLTFLAPQGISTDSEPSAADVAKLVEQVRQDKAAAIFVENITNPRLIEQIASETGIKVGGTLYSDALSQPDGPGSTYIDMMHNNIRQIKGAILGS
- the aztB gene encoding zinc ABC transporter permease AztB — translated: MDTLYGLFIAPFADFGFMQRALFGSLMLSLGACPIGVFLMLRRMSLSGDAMAHAILPGAAAGFLFYGLEILPMTIGGLLAGIVVALGAGAVSRFTIQREDASMAAFYLISLAIGVLMVSIRGSSVDLMHVLFGTVLALNNEALILIGGIVAVTLVSLAIFWRALVAECLDPLFLRSVSKMGSPVHFIFLGLVVLNLVGGFQALGTLLSVGLMMLPAAAARFWTVRVEPMCVLAVLIGFASCIAGLLLSYHASLPSGPAIILSAGVVYFASILLGTRGILRARIIHHRHRTA
- a CDS encoding RidA family protein: MSIRRIDVGPRMSQIVIHGNTVYLAGQVGQPSGNVASQTRDILATIDELLAKAGTDKTKIVQAIIWLADMGTFAEMNSEWDKWVPQGHTPARATGEAKLAGPEYLVEIIVTAAI